A single Nicotiana tabacum cultivar K326 chromosome 5, ASM71507v2, whole genome shotgun sequence DNA region contains:
- the LOC107795280 gene encoding protein trichome birefringence-like translates to MAETAKYAPINGGTLVTDLKTHFSIVKTKRSIACAYGFVFVFIVVTTFLAFTPNPNNSSSPWFTNIFSLSSSRVEDGTYRSHFSSIFSNLFPKSSQQVQNLVANNVPTISNTKFEQPHLNKEPSIGQKHTQNNESHDKVGVLEKPFNQSTVLDQKPYVNVTVPINSSVLSYKESSVVKNQTQSKDFDDKVGILKANQSTIQAANSPVNVNQTQCKKFDDKVGILKANQSTIEATKSPVNVNQTENSAPKYSYGDKNANGNGEKGIIEKEVKKNFTSSLVKKQRNETNLDVSVKKGDEDLVKSLLNCDFFDGNWVTDESYPLYKPGSCSLIDEQFSCFLNGRPDSGYLKMKWKPKACTFPRLNATHMLELLRGKRLAFVGDSLNRNMWESLICILRNSVKDQKKVYEEFGRHHFRTEASHSFIFEEYKCRVEFFVSPFLVQQWEVADKKGGKKETLRLDLIGESAEKYKNADIIVFNTGHWWTHEKTSLGKDYYQEGSHVHSQLNVLEAFRKALTTWGRWVDAHINPKKTIVLFRGYSASHFSGGQWNSGGACDSETEPIKNDTYLTPYPSKMTVLENAFKGMKTQVSYLNITRMSDYRKDGHPSIYRKPNLTDKERKSQWRYQDCSHWCLPGVPDAWNELLYAELLVRQHQKQHEKKS, encoded by the exons ATGGCAGAAACAGCAAAATATGCACCTATTAATGGTGGAACTCTGGTTACAGACTTAAAAACTCACTTCTCAATTGTCAAAACCAAAAGAAGTATTGCATGTGCATATGGTTTTGTGTTTGTTTTCATTGTTGTCACCACTTTCTTGGCTTTTACTCCTAATCCTAATAACTCTTCTTCTCCATGGTTTACTAACATTTTTTCATTAAGCAGTAGCAGAGTAGAAGATGGGACTTATAGATCTCACTTCTCTTCCATTTTCTCTAACCTTTTCCCTAAATCTTCACAGCAAGTTCAGAATCTTGTTGCAAATAATGTTCCAACAATTTCAAACACCAAATTTGAGCAACCCCATTTGAATAAAGAGCCATCAATTGGTCAAAAACATACTCAGAATAATGAGTCTCATGATAAAGTTGGAGTCTTGGAAAAGCCCTTTAACCAGAGTACAGTTTTGGACCAGAAGCCTTATGTAAATGTTACTGTCCCAATAAATTCTTCTGTGTTGAGTTATAAAGAATCATCAGTTGTGAAGAATCAGACTCAAAGTAAAGATTTTGATGATAAAGTTGGAATCTTGAAGGCAAATCAGAGCACAATTCAGGCTGCTAACTCTCCTGTGAATGTGAATCAGACACAATGTAAAAAATTTGATgataaagttggaattttgaaggCAAATCAGAGCACAATTGAGGCTACAAAGTCTCCGGTTAATGTGAATCAGACTGAAAATTCAGCACCAAAGTACTCTTATGGGGACAAAAATGCAAATGGGAATGGAGAAAAGGGAATTATAGAGAAGGAAGtgaagaaaaatttcacttcttctTTGGTGAAGAAGCAGAGAAATGAGACAAATTTGGATGTGTCAGTGAAGAAAGGAGATGAAGATTTGGTTAAGTCTTTGTTGAATTGTGATTTCTTTGATGGGAATTGGGTTACAGATGAGTCTTATCCTTTGTACAAACCTGGTTCTTGTTCTCTTATTGATGAGCAATTCAGTTGTTTTCTTAATGGGAGGCCTGATAGTGGTTACTTAAAGATGAAATGGAAGCCCAAGGCCTGCACTTTTCCCAG ATTGAATGCCACTCATATGCTGGAATTATTAAGAGGAAAGAGGCTGGCGTTTGTTGGTGATTCTCTCAATAGGAACATGTGGGAATCCCTTATTTGCATTCTTAGAAACTCTGTCAAAGATCAGAAAAAGGTTTATGAAGAATTTGGAAGACACCATTTCAGGACAGAAGCTTCGCATTCGTTTATTTTTGAA GAGTATAAATGCAGAGTGGAGTTCTTTGTGTCTCCTTTCTTGGTTCAACAATGGGAAGTTGCAGATAAAAAAGGAGGGAAGAAGGAAACGCTTCGACTTGATTTGATTGGAGAGTCGGCTGAGAAGTATAAAAATGcagatatcatagtctttaacaCCGGCCACTGGTGGACTCATGAGAAGACTTCCTTAGG GAAAGACTATTATCAAGAAGGAAGTCATGTGCACAGCCAACTAAATGTTCTTGAGGCCTTTCGAAAAGCATTAACAACATGGGGAAGATGGGTCGACGCTCATATAAATCCCAAGAAGACAATTGTTCTCTTCAGAGGTTATTCTGCTTCTCATTTCAG TGGCGGGCAATGGAATTCTGGCGGGGCATGCGACAGTGAAACGGAGCCAATAAAGAACGACACATATTTGACCCCGTATCCATCCAAGATGACAGTATTAGAAAATGCCTTCAAAGGAATGAAAACTCAAGTTTCTTATCTCAATATCACAAGAATGTCGGACTATAGAAAAGACGGTCACCCATCGATATATAGGAAACCGAATTTGACAGACAAGGAGAGGAAATCGCAATGGAGATATCAAGATTGCAGCCATTGGTGCCTCCCTGGTGTACCTGATGCTTGGAATGAGCTGTTATATGCTGAACTTTTGGTAagacaacaccaaaaacaacatgAGAAAAAGTCATAG